In Brevibacillus brevis NBRC 100599, a single genomic region encodes these proteins:
- a CDS encoding ABC transporter ATP-binding protein, giving the protein MKEVLLEVKDLRLQFKTDKGELPALQGISFQLKKGETVALVGESGCGKSVTSLAIMGLLSRANAQMEGSIRFRDILLNQLSTGELRNIRGKDIAMIFQEPMTSLNPVHTIGRQLEEVYQLHTDLSKKERQAKAIEMLKKVGVPRAEDIMRDYPHQLSGGMKQRVMIAMAMACNPDLLIADEPTTALDVTIQAQILELMNDLKENDHTSLLLITHDLGVVAEMADRVLVMYYGEIVEEADVASLFSHPKHPYTIGLLRCIPDLDEEEKLRLDPIEGSVPLLGEVTQGCAFRFRCSQAEERCYKEKPPLMATGTGTQAVRCWLYENKEMAV; this is encoded by the coding sequence ATGAAAGAGGTACTTTTGGAAGTAAAGGATTTACGCTTGCAGTTTAAGACGGATAAGGGTGAGCTGCCAGCGCTACAAGGCATTTCTTTTCAACTGAAAAAAGGGGAGACGGTAGCGTTGGTAGGCGAGTCTGGCTGCGGAAAAAGCGTGACGTCCTTGGCGATTATGGGACTCTTGTCCCGGGCGAACGCACAGATGGAGGGAAGCATTCGATTTCGTGATATCTTATTGAACCAGTTGAGTACTGGTGAACTTCGCAACATTCGCGGAAAAGATATCGCGATGATTTTTCAGGAGCCGATGACGTCGCTCAATCCGGTCCATACGATTGGCCGACAGCTAGAAGAAGTGTATCAACTGCATACCGATTTATCGAAAAAAGAACGCCAAGCAAAAGCGATTGAAATGCTCAAAAAAGTGGGCGTGCCGAGGGCAGAAGACATCATGCGGGACTATCCCCATCAGCTTTCGGGTGGGATGAAGCAGCGTGTCATGATTGCGATGGCGATGGCTTGCAACCCGGATTTATTGATCGCAGACGAGCCGACGACCGCACTGGATGTGACCATTCAAGCGCAAATTTTGGAACTGATGAACGATTTGAAGGAGAACGATCATACCTCTCTGCTACTCATTACGCATGACCTAGGTGTCGTGGCTGAAATGGCTGATCGTGTACTTGTGATGTACTACGGGGAGATCGTAGAGGAAGCTGACGTTGCCAGTCTGTTTTCGCATCCAAAGCATCCGTATACGATTGGACTTTTACGCTGCATACCCGATCTGGATGAGGAGGAGAAGCTTCGCCTCGATCCGATTGAAGGCAGTGTCCCGCTACTCGGTGAGGTGACACAAGGGTGTGCATTCCGCTTCCGCTGCTCACAGGCCGAGGAGCGATGTTACAAAGAAAAACCGCCGCTGATGGCAACGGGCACAGGCACACAGGCTGTTCGATGCTGGCTGTACGAGAACAAGGAGATGGCGGTATGA
- a CDS encoding MFS transporter, which produces MKELWQQRSFRWYWLGMFLSSLGDQFGWMGLTWFVMKKTGSPAAMGGVVLAYMLPAVFAGLVAGVLLDRFDRRKLIMMDNIARGLIFIALVALLQVDQVPLFVIYVLIVIAGILSPLSTAGAQTLLPRIVSDKNQLVKANGVMETQWQIVYMFGPALAGVLIGLIGEAYVLLIDAASFFVCAFCFSRLPRELTKSANPTTIVKGQMGVFFRSLWSDMRTGYRYLFGRKQLIILVFFTFLFNMSYGPIEIALPLYANQDLAGGSVALGMLWSALAIGALLGSLFFSTVTWKLPLGSTLAGIIVAWGLTTLPIALFSRLEIAMASMVVAGFCFAPYNIMYRSYLQKQVPDALLGRVLTSVRTITGTGMPAGAAVSGVLIPFLGVQGIIGAGAAVCIIFGLLAFGALKNLEDSSSLPIEER; this is translated from the coding sequence ATGAAAGAATTATGGCAACAGCGTTCATTTCGCTGGTATTGGCTGGGGATGTTCTTGTCTAGTCTAGGGGATCAGTTTGGCTGGATGGGCTTGACGTGGTTTGTCATGAAGAAAACAGGCTCACCTGCGGCGATGGGTGGGGTCGTTCTTGCGTATATGCTTCCTGCTGTTTTTGCTGGTTTAGTAGCGGGAGTTTTGCTGGATCGATTTGATCGACGCAAGCTCATCATGATGGACAATATCGCGCGAGGACTTATTTTTATAGCGTTGGTCGCATTATTGCAGGTCGATCAAGTTCCACTATTTGTGATATACGTGCTGATTGTGATTGCAGGAATCCTTTCTCCGTTGAGCACAGCTGGGGCGCAGACATTGTTGCCGAGAATCGTCTCGGACAAAAATCAATTGGTCAAAGCAAATGGCGTGATGGAAACGCAATGGCAAATTGTGTATATGTTTGGACCGGCACTCGCGGGAGTTTTAATCGGGTTGATTGGGGAAGCTTATGTTCTATTGATTGATGCGGCTAGCTTTTTTGTATGTGCCTTCTGCTTCTCAAGGCTGCCTCGTGAGCTTACGAAAAGTGCGAATCCTACAACGATTGTAAAAGGTCAAATGGGAGTGTTCTTTCGTTCTCTCTGGAGTGACATGCGAACAGGGTATCGCTACCTATTTGGACGCAAGCAATTGATCATTCTTGTTTTCTTTACGTTTTTGTTTAACATGTCGTATGGCCCCATTGAAATTGCATTACCCCTGTATGCGAATCAGGATTTGGCAGGGGGATCTGTTGCGTTAGGGATGCTTTGGTCTGCTTTGGCAATCGGGGCATTACTAGGCTCTCTCTTTTTCTCGACGGTTACGTGGAAACTTCCGTTGGGATCGACGCTAGCAGGGATTATCGTGGCGTGGGGATTGACGACATTGCCAATCGCTTTATTCTCGCGGTTGGAGATCGCAATGGCTTCGATGGTTGTGGCGGGTTTTTGCTTTGCTCCCTATAACATCATGTACAGAAGCTACCTGCAAAAACAGGTGCCCGATGCTCTCTTGGGGCGGGTGTTAACCAGCGTTCGAACGATTACGGGGACGGGAATGCCGGCGGGAGCGGCTGTCTCTGGCGTCCTCATACCCTTCCTAGGCGTTCAAGGGATCATTGGAGCCGGAGCAGCCGTATGTATCATTTTCGGTCTTCTTGCATTCGGGGCATTGAAAAACTTGGAGGATTCCTCATCACTTCCGATTGAGGAGAGGTGA
- a CDS encoding ABC transporter permease: MVNSNRPESYWGGMGKRLKRNKTAMAGVVILIVFTLGSLLAPVVAPHPVEQMNFNSRLSAPSLTHLLGTDDFGRDIFSRLLHGGRISLLMGLITVVLSTLIGVTLGIIAGYYRRVDLFIMQGMDILMSLPALLLAIAVIAVLGPGLTNAMIAVVIAVIPSYVRVVRSAVLSIREKEYIEAVRALGIRDWQILLKHILPNILSPIIVLSTIQFGVSILAAAALSFLGLGAQPPMPEWGAMVFVGKAFLSQAWWMSIFPGLAIMLVVLGFNLLGDGLRDAFDPKTR; the protein is encoded by the coding sequence ATGGTGAACAGTAATCGTCCGGAGTCGTATTGGGGAGGGATGGGCAAACGGCTGAAACGCAATAAGACAGCAATGGCGGGTGTAGTCATCCTGATCGTCTTTACACTTGGATCGCTTCTTGCTCCAGTCGTTGCCCCTCATCCTGTCGAACAAATGAACTTTAACAGCCGATTAAGCGCTCCGAGTCTGACGCATCTTCTCGGAACGGATGATTTCGGCAGAGATATTTTTTCCCGTCTGTTGCACGGCGGGCGAATTTCCTTGCTGATGGGTTTGATAACGGTTGTACTTTCTACCTTGATAGGTGTAACGCTCGGTATTATCGCTGGCTATTATCGTCGTGTGGATCTGTTTATCATGCAGGGCATGGATATTCTCATGTCACTTCCTGCCCTGCTTCTGGCGATCGCTGTCATTGCGGTCTTGGGCCCTGGATTAACGAATGCCATGATCGCGGTAGTCATTGCTGTTATTCCGTCCTATGTGCGGGTCGTTCGCTCTGCGGTATTATCCATAAGGGAAAAAGAGTACATTGAGGCTGTTCGCGCTCTGGGGATCAGGGACTGGCAGATTTTGCTGAAACACATTTTACCCAATATTCTCTCCCCAATCATTGTGCTTTCCACCATTCAATTCGGTGTGAGTATTTTGGCTGCAGCGGCCTTGAGCTTTCTCGGGCTGGGTGCGCAACCGCCGATGCCTGAGTGGGGAGCCATGGTTTTTGTCGGCAAAGCATTCTTGAGTCAAGCCTGGTGGATGTCCATTTTTCCTGGATTGGCCATCATGCTGGTTGTCCTTGGCTTCAATCTGTTAGGTGACGGATTACGGGATGCATTCGACCCGAAAACGAGGTAA
- a CDS encoding transcriptional regulator, with the protein MKRYVVVETLDQLKAVSDSLRLQIITMLVKEEYTGKQLATLLSLSPSKVHYHLKELESHGFVAVVRTEEKNGIVQKFYRAVAYDFKVSDDLLPSLREDSILLQETMINHLRSGINRLYNAPDESFMLFSDQEDRPPAIAVSSELRAPQKEIFAWLTKYKALLEELSEMEDRYLERIAAGEAEDTVENFFMVTVGFMTNERYYVAEDDSLPDNYEHQPSEFNKIVVKKKKEENGDEHSGDK; encoded by the coding sequence TTGAAACGATACGTAGTTGTGGAAACTTTGGATCAATTAAAAGCTGTCAGCGATTCCTTGCGCCTACAGATCATCACGATGCTGGTCAAGGAGGAATACACAGGCAAGCAGCTTGCTACCCTTCTCTCCCTTTCTCCCTCTAAAGTGCATTATCACCTGAAGGAATTGGAAAGCCATGGCTTCGTTGCGGTCGTGCGTACGGAAGAAAAGAACGGGATCGTGCAAAAGTTTTATCGGGCAGTTGCTTACGACTTCAAGGTTAGTGATGATTTGCTACCCTCCCTGCGCGAAGACAGTATCCTTTTGCAGGAAACGATGATAAATCACCTGCGCTCCGGTATAAATCGCCTGTATAACGCACCAGACGAGTCATTCATGCTCTTTTCGGATCAAGAGGATCGTCCTCCTGCAATTGCAGTTAGCTCCGAATTGAGAGCACCTCAAAAAGAAATATTTGCTTGGCTCACTAAATATAAGGCCTTACTTGAGGAGCTATCCGAAATGGAAGATCGTTACTTAGAGCGGATAGCTGCTGGAGAAGCGGAGGATACAGTTGAAAACTTTTTCATGGTCACGGTCGGGTTCATGACGAATGAACGTTACTACGTCGCAGAAGACGATTCCTTGCCAGATAACTATGAGCACCAACCGTCTGAATTCAATAAGATTGTCGTGAAGAAAAAGAAGGAGGAAAATGGAGATGAGCACTCTGGCGACAAATAA
- a CDS encoding ABC transporter ATP-binding protein encodes MRDILLSVNDLKTYFPISKGLFRNRDEVIKAVDGVSFQLRKGETLGLVGESGCGKSTTGRSIMRLIEPTSGTIEFEGQNITEMSATRFRPLRKRMQIVFQDPYASLNPRMTVQGALEEALGVRDPQMSAKERRDQVKELLQMVGLNAQYATRFPHEFSGGQRQRIGIARALAVEPSLIVADEPVSALDVSIQAQIVNLLQDLQQRLGLSYLFISHDLGVVRHISDRIAVMYLGRIVEIASKKDLFLRPLHPYTEALMSAVPKANPFRKKERIVLSGDVPSPANVPVGCAFHTRCSYATEICRTVRPVATLASPQHYVACHLYGIEGMKYIENRTN; translated from the coding sequence ATGAGGGATATCTTGTTATCAGTAAACGATTTAAAGACGTATTTTCCAATTAGCAAAGGACTATTTCGCAATCGCGACGAAGTGATTAAGGCAGTCGATGGGGTTTCTTTCCAGTTGCGAAAAGGAGAAACGCTTGGGCTGGTAGGAGAGAGCGGTTGTGGCAAGTCAACGACTGGTCGCAGCATCATGCGACTCATTGAGCCTACGAGTGGAACGATTGAATTTGAAGGACAAAACATTACGGAGATGTCGGCTACACGTTTTCGTCCACTCCGCAAGCGAATGCAAATCGTGTTTCAGGATCCGTATGCATCATTAAATCCACGGATGACCGTGCAAGGGGCTTTGGAGGAAGCGTTAGGCGTCAGAGATCCGCAGATGTCGGCGAAAGAAAGGCGCGATCAAGTAAAAGAACTGCTTCAGATGGTCGGGCTGAATGCTCAATACGCCACACGCTTTCCCCATGAGTTTAGCGGAGGGCAGCGGCAGCGGATCGGGATCGCTCGCGCATTGGCGGTGGAACCTTCATTAATCGTGGCAGATGAGCCGGTTTCAGCACTTGACGTGTCCATTCAGGCGCAGATCGTGAATCTTTTGCAGGATTTGCAGCAGCGTCTAGGCTTGAGCTATTTGTTTATTTCGCACGATCTAGGTGTCGTTCGCCACATCAGCGACCGAATTGCGGTGATGTATCTTGGACGAATTGTCGAAATCGCCAGTAAAAAGGATTTGTTTTTGCGCCCGTTACACCCGTATACAGAAGCACTCATGTCAGCGGTTCCCAAAGCCAATCCGTTTCGGAAAAAGGAGCGAATCGTTCTTTCCGGGGATGTTCCCTCTCCGGCGAATGTTCCCGTTGGGTGTGCGTTCCATACCAGGTGCTCATATGCTACGGAAATTTGCCGTACAGTGCGTCCTGTCGCTACATTAGCTTCGCCGCAACATTATGTCGCATGTCATTTATATGGAATAGAAGGGATGAAGTACATTGAAAATCGAACGAATTGA
- a CDS encoding MFS transporter: MAILQHPVFRRLYTAHVVHIIGNEFTFIAVVGLLHDLSGSGLSFAAGTVFRMLPYVFASFFAGTLVESWDKRRVMIVVNLLRGILVSLFFFITSATYLWVAFLLLILVNICSAFFQPAMQVAIVQSVEEKDRLAANSLLQGTTSFLIIVCQGIAAVLVYLFSYRYNFLLDAACYLLSLFILLPLPHIANSVDSKAAAPFMERLKEGFRYIGKHREIGSVIGYQMAERVCGAYYIMLMYYVLTERGEGLYVFGLLDIPLGLGGVIAGIAVNKLSDSLSEKATWRVQGWALVAMGCSIIAVFHAKLLLGLAIAILFASTAQFSSSILSVTKLQRVSDPAYLARVFSIREMATMGSFSASCLILGFSAEQFGSAAVSVWLGLFGVAAGILWLWSRRKLQKDSSRTVMM, translated from the coding sequence GTGGCGATCTTACAACATCCCGTCTTTCGCCGTTTGTATACGGCCCACGTTGTACACATCATCGGAAATGAATTTACATTTATTGCGGTCGTTGGACTTTTACATGATTTAAGTGGATCGGGTCTTTCCTTTGCGGCAGGGACTGTGTTTCGCATGCTCCCTTATGTATTTGCCAGCTTTTTCGCGGGGACGCTAGTGGAGAGTTGGGATAAACGGCGAGTCATGATTGTCGTCAATCTGCTTCGCGGCATTCTCGTCAGCTTGTTTTTCTTCATCACATCTGCGACCTACTTATGGGTGGCTTTTTTGTTATTGATCCTGGTCAATATTTGCAGTGCTTTTTTCCAACCAGCCATGCAAGTAGCGATCGTACAATCCGTGGAGGAAAAGGACAGGTTAGCTGCCAATTCTCTTTTGCAGGGGACGACCTCGTTTCTCATTATTGTTTGTCAGGGTATAGCAGCAGTTCTGGTTTACTTGTTCTCCTACCGTTACAACTTTTTGCTCGATGCCGCCTGTTATTTGTTGTCGCTGTTCATCTTGTTGCCGCTCCCGCATATCGCCAATTCTGTTGATTCGAAAGCGGCTGCACCTTTTATGGAAAGGCTAAAAGAGGGCTTCCGTTATATTGGCAAGCATCGGGAAATTGGCAGTGTAATCGGCTATCAGATGGCGGAACGGGTATGTGGCGCCTATTACATCATGTTGATGTACTATGTTCTTACGGAGCGGGGAGAGGGCTTGTATGTATTCGGACTCCTCGATATTCCGTTGGGACTCGGAGGTGTGATCGCTGGGATTGCCGTGAATAAGCTGTCTGACAGCCTGAGCGAGAAAGCAACCTGGCGTGTCCAAGGTTGGGCACTCGTAGCGATGGGATGCTCGATTATCGCCGTGTTTCATGCAAAACTACTACTTGGACTGGCAATCGCCATCCTCTTTGCATCAACGGCTCAGTTTAGTTCATCGATATTGTCTGTGACGAAGCTGCAACGTGTGTCTGATCCAGCTTATCTGGCTCGCGTTTTTTCCATACGGGAAATGGCGACTATGGGAAGCTTTTCTGCGAGCTGCTTGATTCTCGGATTCAGTGCGGAGCAGTTCGGTAGTGCCGCTGTCTCCGTGTGGCTTGGCTTGTTTGGGGTTGCAGCAGGAATTCTGTGGCTTTGGAGCCGTCGTAAGCTACAAAAAGATAGCAGTCGTACAGTAATGATGTAG
- a CDS encoding MFS transporter codes for MEMSTLATNNSLWKNGSFVRLWCGTLFSAMADGAFFILLNWYIVNAIGSGAILGTTLICFSIPRLLFMLAGGVAADRLNRKWIMFSSLLVRGIILACFSLLMLQGNSDWFPVSLYVMAALFGTVDAFFWPARSSILPSLVSREQLSPANSLMELCHQISMVAGPVVTALLIGTVRYPIMFLILACTFFVGTLFILSLHSHPYSKDTTSESRASSYFKDIVGGIRFTYSIPILALILTTSLFTNMMFSGPVNMIIPIHVNDLGWDGSAFSSLSTSLGVGMIVGGILTALCKGFRGKFMLLPVILGCMGVGISSYYFIEELSYGLVSHFLIGMALSMTNIPFITYIQSIVPASMLGRVMSLLSLMSVGFGPVSYALCSFLLAKNITTPGLLLFFGGIIFVSISLSLFFFRSFRNMEQHPNWKRPMVEEQQLPATLSS; via the coding sequence ATGGAGATGAGCACTCTGGCGACAAATAATTCCCTTTGGAAAAATGGATCGTTTGTGCGATTATGGTGCGGCACTTTATTTTCGGCAATGGCGGACGGAGCTTTCTTCATCCTGCTCAACTGGTATATCGTGAATGCCATCGGCTCAGGAGCAATCCTCGGCACGACTTTGATTTGTTTTTCCATCCCCCGTCTCCTCTTTATGCTGGCGGGCGGGGTGGCTGCTGATCGTTTGAATCGAAAATGGATTATGTTTTCCTCCCTTTTGGTGAGGGGAATTATTTTAGCCTGCTTCAGTTTGCTTATGCTTCAAGGAAATAGCGACTGGTTCCCAGTGAGCCTGTACGTCATGGCGGCTTTATTTGGAACAGTCGATGCATTTTTTTGGCCAGCACGCAGCTCGATTCTGCCCTCACTTGTCTCTCGAGAACAACTTTCGCCAGCTAACAGCTTAATGGAACTATGCCATCAGATTAGCATGGTTGCCGGACCGGTAGTTACTGCCTTATTAATTGGAACCGTTCGTTATCCGATCATGTTTTTGATCTTGGCATGCACATTCTTCGTAGGAACACTCTTTATACTCTCTCTCCATTCACACCCATACTCCAAAGACACGACATCAGAGTCAAGGGCAAGCTCCTATTTCAAGGATATCGTGGGAGGTATTCGTTTTACGTATTCAATCCCGATCCTCGCTCTTATTTTAACAACATCACTGTTCACCAACATGATGTTCTCTGGCCCAGTTAACATGATCATTCCCATTCATGTAAATGACCTCGGATGGGACGGTAGTGCTTTTAGTTCACTCAGTACCTCACTTGGAGTGGGCATGATTGTCGGCGGTATTTTGACTGCATTGTGTAAAGGATTCCGTGGAAAATTTATGTTACTCCCTGTCATTCTCGGATGTATGGGAGTTGGAATCAGCTCGTATTATTTCATTGAGGAGCTTTCCTATGGACTTGTCTCTCATTTTCTCATCGGAATGGCACTCAGTATGACGAACATTCCGTTTATCACCTACATTCAAAGTATCGTCCCTGCCAGCATGCTCGGTCGTGTCATGTCATTGCTTTCCTTGATGTCCGTTGGCTTCGGGCCAGTCAGCTATGCACTGTGCTCCTTTCTTCTCGCCAAAAACATCACAACACCGGGGCTTCTCTTATTCTTTGGCGGTATCATCTTTGTAAGTATCAGCCTTAGCCTGTTCTTTTTCCGCTCGTTCCGGAACATGGAGCAACATCCGAACTGGAAGCGACCTATGGTAGAGGAGCAGCAGCTTCCTGCCACCCTTTCTTCGTAA
- a CDS encoding serine hydrolase domain-containing protein yields MADWVQSFEEYAQKLLAEAKVTGTVVGLAEQGVLRYFHGFGLADDTEDAKALTPDTVFGIGSVTKSFTCVAIMQLQDAGKLSVHDPVIKYLPELRTPNEAYTREITIQHLMTHTAGFPPLDTLAGAMKRSIVEGGDDLSSSSSLAFDLEKVEEINTKEEFMAYIGKLNYEFLGAPGTEFSYSNDSYAMLGLIIERVSGISYEQFVQDHILEPAGMKNSAFLVEDLPEEAEVATLFTRKSPKDGGEVYRSPSWWDSPSMRAAGFLKSTIHDLLRYTEIFRTGGLVGENRLLSSESVQDLTAPHVSISPFQAYGYGLFVANCHDGTLIEHGGAIKGVAAQIFVLPERGLTGAVLMNTDGGPMADLMHGILNATNGRSPDAVPFEYSDYEISVDALAAFTGEYRSSEGATVSVEIEENGLVAKSNGANIPLRSVGEDSFVMKRGETDMFIHFVRNEAGVVTRMGFGARQLIKVLAEKEQTV; encoded by the coding sequence ATGGCGGATTGGGTACAGTCGTTTGAGGAATACGCGCAAAAGCTACTTGCAGAGGCAAAAGTAACAGGAACAGTAGTCGGATTGGCAGAGCAAGGAGTGCTAAGGTATTTCCATGGCTTCGGTTTGGCAGACGACACAGAAGATGCAAAAGCATTAACCCCTGATACGGTGTTTGGCATCGGTTCTGTGACCAAGTCCTTTACATGTGTCGCCATCATGCAGCTTCAAGACGCAGGAAAGCTATCTGTTCATGATCCGGTCATCAAGTATCTCCCTGAGCTCCGCACGCCTAATGAAGCTTATACCCGGGAGATCACGATCCAGCATCTGATGACACATACCGCAGGTTTTCCTCCTTTGGATACATTAGCGGGTGCAATGAAAAGAAGCATTGTGGAGGGAGGGGATGACCTGTCCTCTAGCTCCAGTCTTGCTTTTGATCTCGAGAAAGTGGAAGAGATCAATACAAAAGAAGAATTCATGGCCTATATTGGCAAGCTGAATTACGAGTTTTTAGGTGCGCCTGGAACGGAATTTAGCTACTCCAACGACAGTTACGCCATGCTCGGACTGATTATTGAACGAGTGAGCGGGATATCTTACGAGCAGTTTGTGCAGGATCATATTTTGGAGCCTGCGGGGATGAAGAACAGTGCCTTTCTCGTCGAAGATTTGCCTGAGGAAGCTGAGGTCGCTACGCTATTCACGCGGAAAAGCCCTAAGGATGGCGGTGAGGTATACCGTTCCCCTTCATGGTGGGATTCACCATCGATGCGTGCGGCTGGTTTTCTGAAATCGACCATTCACGATCTATTGCGCTATACGGAAATATTTAGAACGGGTGGATTGGTGGGCGAGAATCGCTTGCTCTCATCGGAGAGTGTGCAGGACTTGACGGCGCCTCATGTCTCGATTTCGCCGTTTCAAGCATACGGCTATGGATTGTTTGTAGCCAATTGCCATGATGGAACACTGATTGAGCATGGTGGAGCGATTAAGGGAGTTGCGGCACAAATTTTTGTTTTACCGGAGCGGGGCTTGACAGGAGCCGTACTGATGAACACAGATGGCGGGCCAATGGCCGATTTGATGCATGGCATTTTAAACGCAACCAATGGACGCTCTCCGGATGCAGTGCCGTTCGAATATTCGGATTATGAAATTTCTGTAGATGCACTCGCTGCATTTACGGGGGAGTATCGCTCGTCTGAAGGGGCTACTGTATCGGTAGAAATCGAAGAGAACGGGCTGGTAGCCAAGAGTAATGGAGCGAATATTCCACTTCGTTCAGTAGGAGAAGACAGCTTCGTCATGAAGCGGGGAGAAACGGATATGTTTATCCACTTCGTCCGCAATGAGGCAGGGGTAGTTACCCGGATGGGCTTTGGTGCTCGTCAGCTGATAAAGGTCCTAGCCGAAAAAGAACAAACCGTATAA
- the menC gene encoding o-succinylbenzoate synthase encodes MKIERIELQQLHMPLRFRFETSFGYTTIKELILVSVYGEGEVGHAESVAMSAPYYSEETTGTAWHMMEKFMIPKLFSSEIETPEDVDRLFAPIRRNNMAKAALEGAIWDLYSKQKGISLAKALGGEKAVIDVGISIGIEPTVDQVLAKVERHLSEGYKKIKVKIKPGFDVEVIRAIRERFGEGVPLMADANSAYTMEHLDVMKELDQYGLMMIEQPLAHDDIIDHAKLQRELSTPICLDESIHNVDDARKAIELGSCGIINIKVGRVGGLTESKRIHDLCQAHGIPVWCGGMIESGVGRAHNIAITSLPNFTIPGDTAASSRYWEEDIVENGVELMAPGQLAVPDSPGIGYTLNQKAIGNYVIRTENFRP; translated from the coding sequence TTGAAAATCGAACGAATTGAATTGCAGCAACTACACATGCCACTTCGTTTCCGTTTTGAAACGAGCTTTGGATATACGACCATCAAGGAGCTCATTTTGGTCAGTGTATATGGAGAGGGAGAGGTAGGGCACGCGGAAAGTGTGGCGATGTCGGCCCCTTATTATAGTGAAGAAACGACAGGGACAGCATGGCACATGATGGAAAAGTTTATGATACCGAAGCTGTTTTCGAGTGAGATCGAGACCCCTGAGGATGTGGATCGGTTGTTTGCCCCGATTCGCCGCAACAACATGGCGAAGGCGGCTTTAGAAGGCGCAATCTGGGATCTATACAGCAAGCAGAAAGGAATCTCTCTGGCCAAAGCATTAGGAGGCGAGAAAGCTGTTATCGATGTAGGGATCAGCATCGGTATTGAACCGACTGTTGATCAAGTTTTGGCAAAAGTAGAGCGCCATCTCAGTGAGGGCTACAAGAAGATCAAGGTAAAGATCAAGCCAGGCTTTGACGTCGAGGTGATTCGAGCGATTCGCGAACGCTTTGGCGAGGGTGTCCCGTTGATGGCAGATGCGAACTCCGCTTACACAATGGAGCATTTGGATGTGATGAAGGAGCTGGATCAATATGGGCTGATGATGATCGAACAGCCACTCGCTCATGACGACATTATTGATCATGCCAAGCTGCAAAGGGAGCTGTCCACACCAATCTGCCTCGATGAAAGTATTCACAATGTGGATGATGCCAGAAAAGCGATAGAGCTAGGCAGCTGCGGCATTATTAATATCAAGGTGGGGAGGGTCGGTGGATTAACAGAGTCCAAGCGCATTCACGACTTGTGTCAGGCACACGGCATTCCGGTGTGGTGCGGAGGCATGATTGAGTCGGGTGTTGGCCGTGCACACAACATTGCGATTACTTCTTTGCCGAATTTTACGATCCCAGGTGATACAGCCGCCTCCAGCCGTTACTGGGAGGAAGATATCGTAGAGAATGGTGTAGAGCTGATGGCTCCCGGTCAATTGGCAGTACCAGATAGCCCGGGCATCGGTTATACCCTGAACCAAAAGGCGATCGGCAACTATGTAATTCGCACGGAAAACTTCCGGCCTTAA